One segment of Panicum virgatum strain AP13 chromosome 1K, P.virgatum_v5, whole genome shotgun sequence DNA contains the following:
- the LOC120645788 gene encoding NAC domain-containing protein 92-like: MGLRDIELTLPPGFRFYPSDEELVCHYLHSKVANERIAGAGGAMVEVDLHTHEPWELPDVAKLSTNEWYFFSFRDRKYATGLRTNRATKSGYWKATGKDRVIHNPKAAGRAVVGMRKTLVFYRGRAPNGIKTSWVMHEFRMENPHTPPKEDWVLCRVFYKKKADAMDYAMDSEQDVAMPHSADHPSYSPSFPALGSSHYHLPPPPPSDQHGGAGAGSLNDFPAAMALLHHQHNSMFNFPAQPHDGGNVGLAPAAAAAGSRDGSGAGGDQCGSGVLMDIGLDEHYNYNYNSLMQM, translated from the exons ATGGGCCTGAGGGACATCGAGCTGACGCTCCCGCCGGGGTTCCGGTTCTACCCCAGCGACGAGGAGCTGGTGTGCCACTACCTGCACAGCAAGGTGGCCAACGAGCggatcgccggcgccggcggggccaTGGTGGAGGTGGATCTGCACACCCACGAGCCCTGGGAGCTCCCTG ACGTTGCGAAGCTGAGCACGAACGAGTGGTACTTCTTCAGCTTCCGCGACCGCAAGTACGCGACGGGGCTGCGCACCAACCGCGCCACCAAGTCCGGCTACTGGAAAGCCACCGGCAAGGACCGCGTCATCCACAACCCcaaggccgccggccgcgccgtcgTCGGCATGCGCAAGACCCTCGTCTTCTACCGCGGCCGCGCCCCCAACGGCATCAAGACCAGCTGGGTCATGCACGAGTTCCGCATGGAGAATCCCCACACACCACCCAAG GAGGACTGGGTTCTGTGCAGAGTTTTCTACAAGAAGAAGGCCGACGCGATGGATTACGCCATGGACAGCGAGCAAGATGTCGCCATGCCTCACAGCGCTGATCATCCGAGCTACTCGCCTTCATTCCCCGCCCTCGGCAGCAGCCACTAccatctgccgccgccgccgccttccgatCAACACGGCGGGGCTGGAGCCGGCTCCCTTAACGACTTCCCCGCCGCCATGGCGCTCCTGCATCATCAGCACAACAGCATGTTCAACTTCCCCGCCCAGCCTCACGACGGCGGCAACGTCGGccttgcgccggcggcggcggcggcggggtcaagagacgggagcggcgccggcggcgaccaatGTGGCAGCGGGGTGCTCATGGACATAGGACTCGACGAGCACTACAATTACAACTACAACAGCCTGATGCAGATGTGA